In Janthinobacterium sp. J1-1, a single genomic region encodes these proteins:
- a CDS encoding ligase-associated DNA damage response exonuclease, giving the protein MSDMVVVRKEGLYCVPGQFYIDPWRPVERAIITHAHADHARVGHGHYLSAQSGVKVLQSRLGPVNIQGLAYGERINQNGVTVSLHPAGHVLGSAQVRMECGGEVWVASGDYKLESDPTCLPFEPVRCHTFITESTFGLPIYRWQPSQTIYDEINQWWRKNAAEGRTSVLFCYAFGKAQRILAGLDPEIGPIICHGAAQALTEVYRASGVILPHTVMVGDVTDKAALKTSIVIAPPSAAGSPWMKRFGDYSDAFASGWMLLRGARRRRGVDRGFVLSDHADWPGLMRAIKATEAERVIVTHGSIPTMVRWLQQNGWQAGGFETEYGDDEAADAVAGAVNEAVAAAADEAPHA; this is encoded by the coding sequence ATGAGCGACATGGTGGTAGTGCGCAAGGAAGGCCTGTATTGTGTGCCGGGCCAGTTTTACATCGACCCGTGGCGCCCGGTCGAGCGCGCCATCATTACCCATGCGCACGCCGACCATGCGCGCGTGGGCCATGGCCATTACCTGAGCGCGCAATCCGGCGTGAAGGTGCTGCAGTCGCGCCTGGGTCCCGTCAATATCCAGGGCCTGGCATATGGCGAGCGCATCAATCAAAACGGCGTGACCGTCTCGCTGCACCCGGCCGGCCATGTGCTCGGTTCCGCCCAGGTGCGCATGGAATGCGGTGGCGAAGTGTGGGTGGCCTCGGGCGACTACAAGCTGGAGTCCGACCCGACCTGCCTGCCGTTCGAACCGGTGCGCTGCCATACCTTCATCACCGAATCGACGTTTGGTTTGCCGATCTACCGCTGGCAGCCGTCGCAAACCATCTACGACGAGATCAACCAGTGGTGGCGCAAGAACGCCGCCGAAGGGCGCACCAGCGTGCTGTTCTGCTATGCCTTCGGCAAGGCCCAGCGCATCCTGGCCGGGCTCGACCCCGAGATCGGCCCGATTATTTGCCATGGCGCGGCGCAGGCCTTGACCGAGGTCTACCGTGCCTCTGGCGTCATCTTGCCGCATACCGTGATGGTGGGCGATGTGACGGACAAGGCGGCCCTGAAGACGTCGATCGTGATCGCGCCGCCGTCGGCCGCCGGCTCGCCCTGGATGAAACGCTTCGGCGACTACAGCGATGCGTTCGCCAGCGGCTGGATGCTGCTGCGCGGTGCGCGCCGCCGGCGTGGCGTCGATCGCGGCTTTGTCCTGTCGGACCACGCCGACTGGCCCGGCCTGATGCGCGCCATCAAGGCGACGGAAGCCGAGCGCGTGATCGTCACGCATGGCTCGATCCCCACCATGGTGCGCTGGCTGCAGCAGAACGGCTGGCAGGCGGGCGGCTTCGAGACGGAATATGGCGATGACGAAGCGGCCGACGCGGTAGCCGGCGCCGTCAATGAAGCAGTGGCCGCCGCCGCCGACGAGGCGCCCCATGCGTGA